Proteins from a single region of Argiope bruennichi chromosome 6, qqArgBrue1.1, whole genome shotgun sequence:
- the LOC129972079 gene encoding uncharacterized protein LOC129972079, with protein sequence MAFKLRKGEILKSQARKIVYNVAEFCSSEASSKSALIPFPQALKRASQATGISEATIKKIKKEVSSSGSSTVLKSPGKHRKRPSERNCEIDDFDKCVIRQTIQDFYIKERKVPSIRKLLPVLKEKIGFSWQKDTLCKVLHSMNFRWKKCVNNRKVLMERPDIVFWRHRYLREMRCPRKAGRPIVYIDETWVDSNLTFKKCWQDDTVLGATANVNSKNRLIVVHAGSSTDFLTGALLVYKASTKSGDYHGQMNYENFKKWVLDKLLPNLQPNSVVCMDNAPYHTTVENPTPTKYSTKKVMIDWLKTTEYPAIKKCEKRNCSLL encoded by the coding sequence ATGGCCTTTAAGTTAAGGaagggtgaaattttgaaatcacaggcacgtaaaattgtatataatgttGCGGAATTTTGTTCCAGTGAAGCTTCATCGAAATCTGCGTTAATTCCATTCCCACAAGCTCTGAAAAGGGCTTCTCAAGCAACTGGAATTTCTGaagctacaataaaaaaaataaaaaaggaagtttCATCATCCGGCTCATCGACAGTTTTAAAATCACCCGGTAAACACCGTAAAAGACCTAGTGAGCGAAACTGTGAAATAGACGACTTTGACAAGTGTGTTATACGGCAAACAATTCAAgacttttacataaaagaaaggaaagtacCATCCATCAGAAAATTACTACCcgtgttgaaagaaaaaattggattttcgtgGCAAAAAGACACATTGTGCAAAGTCTTACATTCAATGAATTTCCGATGGAAGAAGTGCGTGAATAATAGAAAAGTACTCATGGAAAGACCAGATATTGTTTTTTGGAGACACAGATATTTGAGAGAAATGAGATGTCCCAGGAAAGCTGGACGACCGATTGTCTATATTGATGAAACTTGGGTAGACAGCAATTTGACATTTAAGAAATGTTGGCAAGATGACACAGTTTTGGGAGCTACAGCAAAtgttaattcgaaaaatagactTATAGTTGTTCATGCTGGGTCATCAACGGATTTCCTTACGGGTGCTTTACTAGTATATAAAGCGTCAACAAAAAGCGGCGACTATCACGGGCAAATGaactatgaaaactttaaaaaatgggtgTTGGATAAACTTCTTCCAAATTTGCAACCAAACAGTGTCGTATGCATGGATAATGCACCGTATCATACGACTGTTGAAAACCCCACTCCAACGAAGTATTctacaaaaaaagttatgataGACTGGTTGAAAACAACGGAATACCCTGCGATCAAAAAATGCGAAAAGCGGAACTGTTCTCTCTTATAG